Part of the Faecalibacterium duncaniae genome, AGCTCATTGCCCTTCTTTTTGAAGAAGCCCAGAATGCCCTTCTGCTGCTCCTCATTGGCATCAAAGCTCTTCAGCTCCCCGATGAGGTTGGTGATCATATCGCCCACCTCGCCCAGATCCTTGGTGGACACCTTGGCCAGAGCAGCCTCGGAGAAATCGCCGATCTTCTTCTGGCAGGCGGAGCCATACTGCAGCACCTGCTGGCTGTTGGTGATATCGATCTTTTCCGCAAAGGAATCCACCATTGCCTGCTCCTCAGGGGTCAGCTGTACCTCCGGCTGCTGGGCCGCCGGGGCGGGCTCAGGCTTTTTCTCCTCAGCTGCCTCCGGGGTGGGGTCCAGCGTCAGGGTGGGCACTGCAGGAGCATCGAGATCGAAGTTCAGAGTGTTGTTGTCAGCCATTGTTGATTCCATCCTTTCCAATTACGACAGCGCCTGCCGCCTATCGGCGTGCGCTATTTTCTAACCGGTTTGCCAAGGGCTCCCCCTTCGGGGGAGCTGGCAAAGCCGTCAGGCTTTGACTGAGAGGGTTGTTACAATCCCTGCCCTTTCAGCATATTCTGCAAAACGGTCAGGTCTGCCGAGAGGTCCATGCTCTCGGCAGCATACAGGGCATCCAGCTGATTTTCAAATGCCGTGGCAATGGAGGCTGCGTTGTGCTCCACCTCCGCGCGGATGGAGGCGGCATTCTCGCCCCGCACCCCCTGCTTTGCCAGCTTGGCGTACTGCTGCAGCACGTTCACGGCATCGGGCAGATAGTAATTGGCAAACCGCCGCACCTGCTTTGCCTTGGCGGGGGTGGCTTCCACCGTTTCCACAATGGAGCGGCCCGCCTTTTCCATCCGGGCCATGGCGGCGGAGAGCTGCGGGTCCGGCAGGGCTTCGTTCAGGGCATGGAGGGTGTCCAGCTGCTGCTGCATCTCGGTCAGCATGGCATCCACATCGTCCACACCGGTATGGAAAGGCACTTCCGTTTCCACCACCCGGGGCGGGCAGATCTTTTTGGCCCCGGCAAAGGCCAGCACAGCCGCGCCCAGCGCCGCCAGCAGTGCCCACAGCCGATAGACCGGAAGCACAGCGCACAGCACCACAAATGCCAGCGCCGCCGCGTAGTACGGCAGGACACTGGGCTTCCGGGTGCGAATGATCTTGCTCATGGGTTCCTCCTTTTCCGGGAGCTGCGCCCCCTGTATCTTCCATAATAAATCCTTTTCCAGCGGGGCGCAAGCGTTTCACGAATTATTTACAGGTTTGAAATCGAAAAGTCAAACCTCTCAGGCGCTTGCGCGCCAGCTCCCCTCATAGGGGAGCCCCTGGCAGATCGGGTAAGTCCGCGCGCCATTCAAGGCAGAATCCAGTTCGCCAATTCCTTCTTCCAGATCTCCCGTAATTTTTCCGGCCTGCAGGCGGCATTGGCGGGGCTGGTGCTGGGCAGCCTGACCGCCGGGATGCCGCTGACCGGCTCGAGATATTTTGTATAGATCTTATATGCCGTAGCCCCGTTGCAAAAAACAGCCTCAATGGGCGCTTTTGCCAGCAGATCTGCAATATCATTGGGCACCACGTCCCGGATGGACGCATCCGACGCGCCGGTGATGGTACAGCTTTCCAGCGTATCCCACAGGGCCAGCCCGTGGCGCAAGATGATCTGCTTTTTCGCTTCGATGTCCTCCCGGGCAGGCACAGGCTCCCCGGTCAGGGCCGCCAGCATGGGCCAAAAGCGGTTTTGCGGGTGGCCATAGTAGAAGGACATTTCCCGGCTCTTGGGGCTGGGCCAGGTGCCCAGGATCAGCGCCCGGCTGTGCTCGTTGTAGACCGGTGCAAAGCTCACTGCTTTTCCTCCGCGGCTTCCATCTGGCCCCAGGGGGAGCCAAGTTCATGGCCCGAGGGCTCCGCACGGG contains:
- a CDS encoding 5-bromo-4-chloroindolyl phosphate hydrolysis family protein, whose protein sequence is MSKIIRTRKPSVLPYYAAALAFVVLCAVLPVYRLWALLAALGAAVLAFAGAKKICPPRVVETEVPFHTGVDDVDAMLTEMQQQLDTLHALNEALPDPQLSAAMARMEKAGRSIVETVEATPAKAKQVRRFANYYLPDAVNVLQQYAKLAKQGVRGENAASIRAEVEHNAASIATAFENQLDALYAAESMDLSADLTVLQNMLKGQGL
- a CDS encoding DNA-deoxyinosine glycosylase gives rise to the protein MSFAPVYNEHSRALILGTWPSPKSREMSFYYGHPQNRFWPMLAALTGEPVPAREDIEAKKQIILRHGLALWDTLESCTITGASDASIRDVVPNDIADLLAKAPIEAVFCNGATAYKIYTKYLEPVSGIPAVRLPSTSPANAACRPEKLREIWKKELANWILP